The proteins below come from a single Dryobates pubescens isolate bDryPub1 chromosome 43, bDryPub1.pri, whole genome shotgun sequence genomic window:
- the LOC128899295 gene encoding olfactory receptor 14A16-like, with the protein MPNSSSITHFLLLSFSGTRQLQLLHFCLFLAIYLAALLGNGLISSTIAWDHHLHTPMYFFLLNLAVTDLGAISTTVPKSMDNSLRDTRDISYAGCVLQVFFLVFLIAAEFSLLTIMSYDRYVAICRPLHYETLLGSRVCLHMAAAAWACSFLYALLHTANTFSLPLCQGNALDQFFCEIPQILKLSCSTSYLRELWLLVASACLGFVCFVLIVVSYVQIFRAVLRIPSHQGRHKAFATCLPHLVVVSLFLSTGIFAYLKSPSISSTSWNLVLSVLYSVVPPAVNPLIYSLRNQELKVALCQLIPGCFQKQ; encoded by the coding sequence atgcccaacagcagctccatcacccacttcctcctcctgtcattctcaggcacaaggcagctgcagctcctgcacttctgcctcttcctggccatctacctggctgccctgctgggcaatggcctcatcagcagcaccatagcctgggaccaccacctccacacccccatgtacttcttcctcctcaacctcgccGTCactgacctgggtgccatctccaccactgtgcccaaatccatggacaattccttgagggacaccagggacatctcctatgcaggatgtgttctCCAGGTCTTCTTTTTAGTATTCCTAATTGCTGCAGAGTTTTCTCTCCTCACCatcatgtcctacgatcgctatgttgccatctgcagacccctgcactatgagaccctcctgggcagcagagtttgtctccacatggcagcagctgcctgggcctgtaGCTTTCTCTATGCTCTTCtacacacagccaatacattttccctgcccctctgccagggcaatgctctggaccagttcttctgtgaaatcccccagatcctcaagctctcctgctccacatcctacctcagggagcTTTGGCTTCTTGTGGCCAGTGCCTGTTTaggttttgtctgttttgtgttgattgtggtgtcctatgtgcagatcttcagggcagtgctgaggatcccctctcatcagggacgccacaaagcctttgccacctgcctccctcacctggttGTGGTCTCCCTCTTTCTCAGCACTGGTATCTTTGCATACCTGAAGTCCCCCTCCATCTCCTCTACATCCTGGAACCTGGTtttgtcagttctgtactcagtggttcctccagcagtgaaccctctcatctacagcctgaggaaccaggagctgaaggtTGCCCTGTgccaactgatccctggatgctttcagaagcaataa
- the LOC128899297 gene encoding olfactory receptor 14A16-like produces the protein MFAEVSLLTIMYYDRYIAICRPLHYETLLGSRVCLHLAAAAWACGFLFALLHTANTFSLPLCQGNVVHQFFCEIPQILKLSCFRSYLRELWLIVVSACLSFVCFVLIVVSYVQIFRAVLRIPSHQGRHKAFATCLPHLAVVSLFLSTSFFAYLKPSSISSPSLDLVVSVLYSVVPPAVNPLMYTLRNQELKAALSKLIPGCSQKQ, from the coding sequence atgTTTGCAGAGGTGTCTCTCCTCACCATCATGTACTACGATCGCTacattgccatctgcagacccctgcactatgagaccctcctgggcagcagagtttgtctccacctggcagcagctgcctgggcctgtggctttctctttgctctgctgcacacagccaatacattttccctgcccctctgccagggcaatgttgtgcaccagttcttctgtgaaatcccccagatcctcaagctctcctgcttcaggtcctacctcagggaactttggcttaTTGTGGTCAGTGCCTGTTTAtcatttgtctgttttgtgttgatcgtggtgtcctatgtgcagatcttcagggcagtgctgaggatcccctctcatcagggacgccacaaagcctttgccacctgcctccctcacctggctgtggtctccctgtttcttAGCACTTCTttctttgcctacctgaagccctcctccatctcctccccatccctggacttggtggtgtcagttctgtactcagtggtgcctccagcagtgaaccctctcatgtacaccctgaggaaccaggagctgaaggctgccctgagcaaactgatccctggatgctctcagaagcaataa